One genomic region from Portunus trituberculatus isolate SZX2019 chromosome 3, ASM1759143v1, whole genome shotgun sequence encodes:
- the LOC123507721 gene encoding ataxin-2 homolog isoform X3, with translation MASAGPGRSIRVLERDGFFDDAFFREAWGDFDRAMQSVLDRFDSTGLKVDVASRSHCRDVYSKIRSSKIDEDLYASQALQINEKDGKFQVVMDVKDFNPRELQVRAVDDRIVVEGSYQKTSEDGASSSCKSFYKEFNLPPAADIDQVSTALSKDGVLTIKAPKKDGAAITDTPQRGANTSTSSSSSTMHQQFSDNSSATTSIKSTSTRKVIQSSSSFESSSDGFESLPKEMREKLMFCDSGFGSTKTSTCSSPAPSEAGSESSRVSSTMEFDLSKRHPVRTEVAFNVSKPSQGMPQQPQQGQPPQNNPNFQPQPQPQPQQMPQIFQGMSQGMAQQFQQFPSQQFQEFQQYQQSPTPQYQSPPPQPHYQSPPPQQFQSPPPQHFQSPPPQHYQSPPPQFPQSPPPQSQFQSPPPSQYQSLQPQFQKQPVAQPATGTGNQTSISVTEENGRRVMTSQTSNVVQEKDGYKEHKETTAEITDKDSQAARREASTKLSKVEEDPEGKFKRAESTDAEEVSESCIQHLPDGSVMSVKKNSTSSSSVKQSFSSATGDMSGFFPPPSFPQGFDDFRNLMGRGHSLMSQRSTDSMGSTLSGRSGFSDMSSFSQFTDASSPFSDMSNFSNMSSFSRSRNMQQQQQQQQQQQQQSGMMPQDFGSPFMKTFSTSSSSSTSSFNQSFSSNFGDGNF, from the exons GTTGACGTGGCTTCTCGCTCCCACTGTCGCGATGTGTACTCCAAGATTCGCAGCAGCAAGATAGACGAGGACCTGTATGCTTCCCAAGCCCTCCAGATCAATGAGAAGGACGGCAAGTTccag GTGGTGATGGACGTTAAGGATTTCAACCCACGTGAGCTGCAAGTAAGGGCGGTGGATGACAGGATTGTGGTCGAGGGATCCTATCAGAAG ACGTCTGAAGATGGGGCGTCCTCGTCTTGCAAATCTTTCTACAAGGAATTCAACCTCCCGCCCGCAGCTGACATTGACCAGGTCTCCACGGCGCTCTCCAAGGACGGGGTGCTCACTATCAAGGCGCccaagaag gaCGGCGCAGCGATCACAGACACCCCACAGAGAGGCgccaacacctccacctcctcctcctcctccacaatgcACCAACAATTCAGTGACAACTCATCCGCCACCACGTCCATCAAGAGCACATCCACTAGAAAGGTGATCCAGTCCTCTTCCAGCTTCGAATCGTCCTCAGATGGCTTCGAATCCCTGCcaaaggagatgagggagaagtTGATGTTTTGTGACTCCGGCTTCGGCTCCACAAAGACAAGTACTTGCTCCTCTCCCGCCCCGAGTGAAGCAGGCTCAGAATCCTCTCGTGTTTCTTCGACAATGGAGTTTGATTTGAGTAAACGGCATCCAGTTAGGACAGAAGTGGCTTTTAATGTTTCCAAGCCAAGCCAGGGTATGCCACAGCAGCCTCAGCAAGGACAGCCCCCACAGAACAATCCTAACTTccaaccacagccacagccacagccacagcaaaTGCCACAGATTTTCCAGGGAATGTCTCAAGGAATGGCACAACAATTCCAGCAGTTCCCGTCTCAACAGTTTCAGGAATTCCAACAGTACCAGCAGTCCCCAACCCCGCAGTATCAGTCCCCACCACCCCAGCCACACTACCagtccccaccaccacaacagttccagtccccaccaccacagcacttccagtccccaccaccacaacactaccaGTCCCCCCCACCACAGTTCCCACAGTCCCCTCCACCACAGAGCCAGTTTCAGTCACCGCCACCTTCACAGTACCAGTCTCTTCAGCCACAGTTCCAGAAGCAGCCAGTCGCCCAGCCAGCCACAGGGACAGGCAACCAGACGAGCATCAGCGTGacggaagaaaacgggaggagggTGATGACGTCTCAAACCTCAAATGTAGTGCAGGAGAAGGACGGATACAAGGAGCATAAGGAAACCACGGCTGAGATAACGGATAAGGACTCACAGGCGGCCAGACGAGAGGCATCTACTAAGTTGTCGAAAGTGGAGGAAGATCCGGAAGGGAAGTTTAAGCGAGCGGAGTCGACGGATGCAGAGGAGGTGAGTGAATCCTGCATCCAACACCTCCCAGATGGTTCAGTGATGTCCGTTAAGAAgaactccacatcctcctcatccgTTAAGCAGTCCTTCTCATCCGCCACTGGGGATATGAGTGGGTTCTTCCCCCCGCCTTCCTTCCCACAGGGGTTCGATGACTTCCGGAACCTAATGGGACGTGGACACTCCCTCATGTCCCAAAGATCGACTGACTCCATGGGCTCGACTCTCTCTGGAAGGTCTGGTTTCTCCGATATGTCCAGTTTCTCTCAGTTCACCGacgcctcctctcctttctcagaCATGTCCAATTTCAGCAACATGTCCTCCTTCTCGCGTTCCAGGAatatgcaacaacaacaacagcagcagcaacaacaacaacagcagtcaGGAATGATGCCCCAAGATTTCGGTTCTCCCTTCATGAAgactttctccacctcctcctcctcctccacctcctccttcaaccaATCCTTCTCCTCAAACTTCGGTGATGGAAACTTCTAA
- the LOC123507721 gene encoding ataxin-2 homolog isoform X1 — MASAGPGRSIRVLERDGFFDDAFFREAWGDFDRAMQSVLDRFDSTGLKSLRSFRSHHPTHTPTHTPTHTRTHTPIHDPIEIPIRRTTHSLRPIPVHTLIRLSPPPSPSPPPPAASPPPVTPALRRSLPAQVDVASRSHCRDVYSKIRSSKIDEDLYASQALQINEKDGKFQVVMDVKDFNPRELQVRAVDDRIVVEGSYQKTSEDGASSSCKSFYKEFNLPPAADIDQVSTALSKDGVLTIKAPKKDGAAITDTPQRGANTSTSSSSSTMHQQFSDNSSATTSIKSTSTRKVIQSSSSFESSSDGFESLPKEMREKLMFCDSGFGSTKTSTCSSPAPSEAGSESSRVSSTMEFDLSKRHPVRTEVAFNVSKPSQGMPQQPQQGQPPQNNPNFQPQPQPQPQQMPQIFQGMSQGMAQQFQQFPSQQFQEFQQYQQSPTPQYQSPPPQPHYQSPPPQQFQSPPPQHFQSPPPQHYQSPPPQFPQSPPPQSQFQSPPPSQYQSLQPQFQKQPVAQPATGTGNQTSISVTEENGRRVMTSQTSNVVQEKDGYKEHKETTAEITDKDSQAARREASTKLSKVEEDPEGKFKRAESTDAEEVSESCIQHLPDGSVMSVKKNSTSSSSVKQSFSSATGDMSGFFPPPSFPQGFDDFRNLMGRGHSLMSQRSTDSMGSTLSGRSGFSDMSSFSQFTDASSPFSDMSNFSNMSSFSRSRNMQQQQQQQQQQQQQSGMMPQDFGSPFMKTFSTSSSSSTSSFNQSFSSNFGDGNF, encoded by the exons tccttaCGGTCCTTTCGCTCCCatcaccccacccacacacccacccatacacccacacacacacgcacccacacacctaTCCACGACCCCATCGAGATACCCATCCGCAGAACCACCCATTCCCTTCGTCCTATACCAGTGCATACCCTCATacgcctctcccctccaccttccccgtCGCCACCCCCACCAgcagcctcccctcctcccgtgACACCTGCGCTGAGACGCTCCCTTCCTGCACAGGTTGACGTGGCTTCTCGCTCCCACTGTCGCGATGTGTACTCCAAGATTCGCAGCAGCAAGATAGACGAGGACCTGTATGCTTCCCAAGCCCTCCAGATCAATGAGAAGGACGGCAAGTTccag GTGGTGATGGACGTTAAGGATTTCAACCCACGTGAGCTGCAAGTAAGGGCGGTGGATGACAGGATTGTGGTCGAGGGATCCTATCAGAAG ACGTCTGAAGATGGGGCGTCCTCGTCTTGCAAATCTTTCTACAAGGAATTCAACCTCCCGCCCGCAGCTGACATTGACCAGGTCTCCACGGCGCTCTCCAAGGACGGGGTGCTCACTATCAAGGCGCccaagaag gaCGGCGCAGCGATCACAGACACCCCACAGAGAGGCgccaacacctccacctcctcctcctcctccacaatgcACCAACAATTCAGTGACAACTCATCCGCCACCACGTCCATCAAGAGCACATCCACTAGAAAGGTGATCCAGTCCTCTTCCAGCTTCGAATCGTCCTCAGATGGCTTCGAATCCCTGCcaaaggagatgagggagaagtTGATGTTTTGTGACTCCGGCTTCGGCTCCACAAAGACAAGTACTTGCTCCTCTCCCGCCCCGAGTGAAGCAGGCTCAGAATCCTCTCGTGTTTCTTCGACAATGGAGTTTGATTTGAGTAAACGGCATCCAGTTAGGACAGAAGTGGCTTTTAATGTTTCCAAGCCAAGCCAGGGTATGCCACAGCAGCCTCAGCAAGGACAGCCCCCACAGAACAATCCTAACTTccaaccacagccacagccacagccacagcaaaTGCCACAGATTTTCCAGGGAATGTCTCAAGGAATGGCACAACAATTCCAGCAGTTCCCGTCTCAACAGTTTCAGGAATTCCAACAGTACCAGCAGTCCCCAACCCCGCAGTATCAGTCCCCACCACCCCAGCCACACTACCagtccccaccaccacaacagttccagtccccaccaccacagcacttccagtccccaccaccacaacactaccaGTCCCCCCCACCACAGTTCCCACAGTCCCCTCCACCACAGAGCCAGTTTCAGTCACCGCCACCTTCACAGTACCAGTCTCTTCAGCCACAGTTCCAGAAGCAGCCAGTCGCCCAGCCAGCCACAGGGACAGGCAACCAGACGAGCATCAGCGTGacggaagaaaacgggaggagggTGATGACGTCTCAAACCTCAAATGTAGTGCAGGAGAAGGACGGATACAAGGAGCATAAGGAAACCACGGCTGAGATAACGGATAAGGACTCACAGGCGGCCAGACGAGAGGCATCTACTAAGTTGTCGAAAGTGGAGGAAGATCCGGAAGGGAAGTTTAAGCGAGCGGAGTCGACGGATGCAGAGGAGGTGAGTGAATCCTGCATCCAACACCTCCCAGATGGTTCAGTGATGTCCGTTAAGAAgaactccacatcctcctcatccgTTAAGCAGTCCTTCTCATCCGCCACTGGGGATATGAGTGGGTTCTTCCCCCCGCCTTCCTTCCCACAGGGGTTCGATGACTTCCGGAACCTAATGGGACGTGGACACTCCCTCATGTCCCAAAGATCGACTGACTCCATGGGCTCGACTCTCTCTGGAAGGTCTGGTTTCTCCGATATGTCCAGTTTCTCTCAGTTCACCGacgcctcctctcctttctcagaCATGTCCAATTTCAGCAACATGTCCTCCTTCTCGCGTTCCAGGAatatgcaacaacaacaacagcagcagcaacaacaacaacagcagtcaGGAATGATGCCCCAAGATTTCGGTTCTCCCTTCATGAAgactttctccacctcctcctcctcctccacctcctccttcaaccaATCCTTCTCCTCAAACTTCGGTGATGGAAACTTCTAA